The Sulfitobacter sp. S223 genome has a window encoding:
- a CDS encoding N-acetylmuramoyl-L-alanine amidase, giving the protein MKRFLLSIFCALWASSQVAAQELSALARVDASASSIADGWWGRTDLTLRLSQGVPFRVFTLDDPARLVVDFREVDFDGLRSASLLGTTGRISAVRFGAFQPGWSRLVADLAEPMLPQEIGMPVDPNSGRATLEISLKKVAPEVFAENSGAPIDPNWTPAFLRAPPPPRPGADRFTVVLDPGHGGVDPGAERNGVSEKQLMLSFARTLADSLRRAGVEVVLTREEDVFVALETRVAIAHQTQGDLFISLHADILSQGGARGATVYTLSDDASDTATEHLASRHNRSDIIAGADLTGSDDQVAQVLLDLARQETGPRSAALAMTLAEGMAGAGGPMNRHPLREAGFSVLKSADIPSVLIEIGFLSSDRDLANISDPVWRQTMAQGIAQAVLIWRDADAARAALVRQ; this is encoded by the coding sequence GATTTTTGCTAAGTATTTTCTGTGCGTTGTGGGCGTCTTCTCAAGTCGCTGCGCAAGAGTTGAGCGCGCTTGCACGGGTGGATGCATCGGCCAGCAGTATTGCCGATGGCTGGTGGGGGCGCACTGACCTGACGCTTCGGCTGTCACAAGGCGTGCCGTTTCGCGTCTTTACGCTGGATGATCCCGCGCGGCTGGTGGTTGATTTTCGGGAAGTGGATTTTGACGGCCTGCGCAGCGCCAGCCTGTTGGGCACGACCGGTCGCATCAGCGCTGTGCGGTTCGGCGCGTTCCAGCCCGGGTGGTCGCGGTTGGTGGCTGATCTGGCAGAGCCGATGCTGCCACAGGAAATCGGAATGCCGGTTGACCCCAATAGTGGCCGCGCAACCCTTGAAATTTCATTGAAAAAGGTCGCACCAGAGGTATTTGCCGAAAACTCCGGCGCGCCGATTGATCCCAACTGGACACCGGCATTCCTGCGCGCACCGCCACCGCCGCGTCCCGGTGCCGATCGGTTTACCGTTGTGCTTGACCCCGGTCACGGAGGTGTCGATCCAGGGGCCGAACGGAACGGTGTGAGCGAAAAGCAACTCATGCTGAGCTTTGCCCGAACATTGGCTGATTCCCTTCGCCGTGCAGGCGTCGAAGTGGTGCTGACCCGCGAAGAGGATGTGTTCGTCGCCCTTGAGACTCGCGTGGCGATTGCCCACCAGACGCAGGGCGATCTTTTTATCTCTTTGCATGCCGACATTCTTAGCCAAGGCGGCGCGCGCGGGGCGACTGTTTATACCCTATCGGATGACGCCAGCGATACCGCGACAGAACATCTGGCCTCTCGGCACAACCGCTCTGACATCATTGCGGGGGCCGATTTGACCGGATCGGATGATCAGGTGGCGCAGGTCCTACTGGACCTTGCAAGACAGGAAACCGGCCCACGTTCAGCCGCACTTGCCATGACGCTGGCAGAGGGCATGGCGGGGGCGGGCGGCCCGATGAACCGCCATCCGCTGCGCGAAGCAGGATTCTCGGTGCTCAAGTCTGCCGATATCCCTTCGGTTTTGATCGAAATCGGCTTTCTCAGCTCTGACCGTGATCTGGCCAATATCAGCGATCCAGTCTGGCGTCAGACCATGGCGCAAGGCATAGCACAAGCGGTTCTGATCTGGCGTGATGCGGATGCGGCAAGGGCCGCTCTGGTGCGCCAATAA